tacaagTTTATAGTCATGCTCTTCAGATTAACAAATGCACTTGCAACATTCATGGACaaaatgaataggatctgtaaaccatatttggataaatttgtaattgtcttcatcgacgatatacgtatttattccaaaagtcaggaagaacattgtaaacacctacatgcactcttaactttgttaagaaaagagaagcttttcgccaaattctcaaagtgtgaattttggctgccagaagtacaatttctaggtcatatggtgaatcatgaaggtattcacataGATCCTAAAAAGATAGCAGCAAATATCAAATAGAAGATTCCGTaatccgcaatggaaattaggagttttgtaggtttaaccggatactatagacgatttattaaagatttttccaagatagctatacccctaactaagctaacctgtaaaacagttaagtttgaataaggacctaaacaagaagaagcctttaggatcttaaagcataaattaacaaatgccctaatcttagccttaccagaaggaacaagAAGATTTTTAAAGTATTTAgtgatgcttcaaagctaggATTTGAATGTGTGTTAAtacaacgcaaaaaggtaattgagtatgcatcaagacaattgaaaaagcacgaagaaaacgataccactcatgacttagaattaggaacCATAATTTTGCCCTTAAATTTGGGAACACTagctgtatggaagtaagtttactgtctatacgagtcataagaatttaagatatatttgagcaaaaagaattaaacatgaggcaaaggaaatggatgaaaatcctaagtgactacaactgtgatattcagtatcacgaaggaaaagctgaagacggctagagatcgccagaagagttatacaGATAATAGACAAAAGCCATTGGAGTTTtaagttggagacaaaatgctattgaaagtatctccttggaaaggagttgttagattcagtaagaaaggaaagctaagtccaaggtacgtaggaccatttctagTAATGCAatgaataggaccagttgcttatcatttacaactaccagaagaattaactggagtacatgatgtgtttcatgtatccaatctcaagaaatgtttatccgatgaatccctggtagtacctcttcaagatgtggaggtaaatgaaaagctgaaattcgtggagaaaccactacagatagaagatagaaaggtcaagtttctcaaacacaagcgactagtgctagtcaaaatCAATTAGGATTCAAAAAGAGAACCAGAATACACTtaggagctggaatcagaaataaagcaaaaataccctcatttattccaataaatctcgaggacgagattttcttaaggtggggaggatgtaacaactctcactaaaatcaatacttagggtattaattatctattaaggaaaccctaattgagaaagccaagtaattctgcataaaccctaaaattttcataacaatcagaattaggatcagggcccctaaaactcaggggggataaaccctagctgATAATTATCATTATAATTCGTTGTTGAAACTGAATTTAATCACAAACTGACTCATCTAGGCTATCTGGGACACGAAATAACCTAGGCTAGaaagtagacccgtcgcgccacgcgacgggtacacatgttcctttcgcgtggcgcgaggggggcAATTTTCTGGGTATAAATAGTCGGGTCTGGGACTTGACATTCTGCTCTATTTCGACGTTAAATTTCAAATTATGcactgagttatagcagaaatcgttcacaacgcacacgattcacgaatcgctgccgcaatcagagtaataactcgatcgctattacgattcaacgtccgatcgattgtaactatccaacgattgtttgagtgctgctcaaattgagtttatactttgttattcatcgggatttcgacttgaatgtttgagtgttgttcgaactcggactatactctatcattcgttgtgaatccgctgaattgttaagtattgcacttgtaaatcgttgtgagggtttaatctcgtgaattgtcgtaactgctgtattagttactaacccggttGTGTGTGCGTTGTTATtcaaattaggttaatcaaggctaatcagtaggcttatactctgctcgttaaatctgcaatgtgagtccattctcttttctcacagtttgtgagtccattctcttttctcacagtttgtgagtcattctctttttatcaactgttttacaatactccaaattattttcaagagttataattacaaggactaagtcatggatatcttgaattacttggttagtggggtattgtgcacattataaattttctcccagttaggttcattgacctactagggataatcatcactatttgggttcactgacctaatagtggtatgaccatcgtcaccattgtgacatgtcaccattgtgacacggcgccagataaatataagatataaaccattgtaatcgctcttatgctgtaattttataactaagggtcattttataaaacctgaatgaacttaCTCAgcatttcccgctgacaaaacttttttcaaacatgtttcaggtgatctgttgtgatccaagaaaagtgccgtgaagcacttcaagcttagaaaagtggctcaatgtaaataaataaagaaacatgttttgagaaataaagttttcccagtgaaatcaccttattgtaaattaccggggttttatccctaatattatgtaaacgggcagttttaaatattgaaagatcctgttttaaaaagacctCCGCtatcgcctaaattaaataccatgggatttctgtcccgcggctcctgaaacgggtcaaaccgggtcgggggccgtgacagtatCTTCCAACTTTGGCTCAGCGGTTTCCTTGTCCATAATGTGTGCTAGGAAGGCATCACGTCCTTTGTGTGAAAGCTCCCATGCCCTCAAGCACTAGTAATTTGTAGAGGCGTATCCTGCTTAATGGGTCGCAATTGCTTCGCTGTTCGTCATCGGGATGCGGGTAAAAACCTCCACTTAATTGCTCGACAACCGGTCCATCCCAATTATCACGTCGAGGCTTCCTATTAACTAGTTTCTATTGAGTGCGGGTTATTTAACTTACCCTTTTCCTAgaccaagtatattcttaaattcatGAGATACGAAGCTATGGTCGGCACTGGTATCAAACAACACAGATGCAAAATTTTTGGTTGATAGAGAACGTACCAATAACCACATCTGGGTCTTGGCATGCTCCACGAGTTCCGATGTTGGATCCCCCCTTCATGGTCTTGGTTAATCCTCCTTGGGCAATCTTCCCTGAAGTGCCCCACATTCCCACATCTATAGCAGCCTGGAATTTTATCATTATTACCTccgccttggttgttgtcgtcatTTCCTCCTTTTATGGGACTCTTCGCCCAACATGCATCCTTGGTTGTGTCCTTTCTTTCCGCACTTGCCGCACTTAGGTTTCTGGCATCGACCTTTATGGTGAAACTTGCACTTATCACATCTTGGTTTAGTCCCCAAGTAAACTCTCTGGAAATGTCCTACGCTACCGCAACCTTGGCCCTGTTCTTGTTTATTACTGTTTTCTCTGCGATTTCCCGCTGCCATCTTGGCCCTTATTCCTATGTCTGGTACCGATCTGACATGTCTCCCTAACAAGCCCTACCTTGTTGCAGACATCACCTCTTCCACACCTACATGGCTCAGCATGATGAAGTAGGCAGTCATCGCACTtgggtaggatacccatgtactcctttccctttttggctTTGTTCATTCGGGTATCCTCCTAGAAGTCAGTGAGCTTCCTTTTGTCCTTTCCGGATGACTCTACCCGAGTTTCCTTCTTCTCGTCAGGGTTTGAAAGCTCTTCCAGTCTAATTGCTTCTTTACTGAGTGCCGCACTTAACTTGACCGCATCGATGGTTGTTGGCGGAGCTGATACCGTCATTAAGCACAGGATCTGAGGCACCAGTCCCTAGATGAATGGCTCCATCCTTTTCAACTCAGGTTCCTCTAGGTACGGAACAACCCGCGACAGATCGTGAAGTTTTTGCACGTACTCCGCCAcatttggaccttccatctttagcTTCTAGAATTCGAATTCCAGCTTCTGGATCGCCATCTGAGAACAATACTCCTTACGCTTTATTTCCTTCAGCTCATCCCATGTAAAATCGTTCGTAGCAGCTCTGCCCATTTTTCGAATCTGAGAGTTCCACCATGACCAGGCCCTATCTCGAAATGATCCTGACGCATATGGGACTTGTTGCTCTAGCGTACATCCGCTCATTTGCAAAAAAGAATCCATATTTTCGGTCCATTTCACAAAggctatggcacctccagtgccgtcgaaattcgGAGGCTCGCAGTCTAAGAACCGCTTATAGGTACagccatgaggtgggttgttttATGAGGTACCCCCACTAGGTTCAGAGCgcagggcctcgtgctgtgctatcGCTTGTGAAATCAGTTCTTGTAACTCAGCCTCTGTTGTGGGCAATCGTGTTTCTCTTtgtggaggcatcttctataagaagATCGCATTGGTCATGTCATAATAAGTATAGTAAGTACATGGCATGCACACGTAATAATATTTATCAACACAAGTAAACACATAACATCCCAATCATAACGTAAACAAGTACTTTGACAATGTATGTAATGAGAATGTTGCGATTGAGCTTTCATGTATCAATGACCACAATACAGTTTTTCAAGTTCTACAATGTACCATGCATCAAAAGGGACTATAGGGTCACATCACCCTTGTCCAAATCGTCTAACAAACTACAACAGTCaaaagtcaataagtcaaaaagtcaaaaagtggtcttcaaaagGCTGTGCAATCTAGGCTCAATAGCTACACTCTCACCAAACGTATGCTAcctgcataaaaccaaaaactgctacgctgatggtggaggaggaggaggaggaggaggtggtggtggaggaaCGAATAGCAAACTGCGCAAATGCGCTAACTCCTCCTCAAGAGCATAAATGGTACGTAGCAGGTAACTAATCTACTGCTCCATAGTAAGAAAAAGAACGTCAAGATCTGGGTATGGCAGAAGAGGAGCCGGTGGAGTCGCGAATGGTGACTGACAAGTGCAAGGTGGAGGACGCGGAATCCTCTCTAACTCCATGACTCTACGGCACAACAACTCCTGCTGGAGCTGTAACGACAAAAGCATATCATCCCTGGTGTAACCAGTGTAATGTGAAGGATGATATGGGTCAGACACAGGCATCGTGTTGGGCGGAAACCAAATAAGTGGCTCGCCCGTGGGTGCAGAAGCAAAAGGAGCAGTGTGTGTAAACTGTGGCATGAAAGGATCGGCTGCTGACACAGAAGGTATATGACTAGGTTGCTGACTCGATGGACCTTCCCCTAGACGGGGTGGAGGGATATCCTGTAAGAACGTGACCGGTAGATCAGTACGGTGAATGTCAGACACATGTGGGTGAAACGGGGCGATATCAACGGGTGCATGGGTGGGTGCAGATGGGGGAGTAACAGGTCTAACAAAAGGAGGCAAGTCATCATCGTCCTCTATCCACCCACTGCGGGTGAATGCATATCTGGGGTCAATCTGGGCTGCAAAAGGAGCATGATCAACAAGTACAGGGATCGAGTCAGGTAAAGGTGGTGCAACAACTGGAATGTCAATGGGTacagggtcatgctcaggcaAAGGATCGTGAGCAGGTATAGGCTCGGGTGCAATCATAGGCTCAGGGTCAGCTGGTGCAAGCTCAGGATCAGCGGGTATCACGTCAGGGTCGACAGGTGCCTTAAAAGGCTGATCATCGGGGACAAACTCAATCTCATGCTCAGGATCAAAACCGTGTGGAAAGACAGGATCGAACTCATCATCAAACTCGAAGTCCTGTGGAGGAACAGGTGCGGCAGACATAGC
The Helianthus annuus cultivar XRQ/B chromosome 6, HanXRQr2.0-SUNRISE, whole genome shotgun sequence genome window above contains:
- the LOC110942544 gene encoding calphotin-like, encoding MSSSESGVSDTVDPMAIVSDDEIIPEDEVFTSDTTSDDDDDFQPFALPDFGDDIPLAVGLPGEDLLLVQIPAPFPLAAFPLEDLPLDAMFDDDIDLFIEGPPKGAQDDGVPVTDVIAVLLIEIPIVEISSGHSGPDSFESVSSTTLHALRLQYYPTDSDSDTAMSAAPVPPQDFEFDDEFDPVFPHGFDPEHEIEFVPDDQPFKAPVDPDVIPADPELAPADPEPMIAPEPIPAHDPLPEHDPVPIDIPVVAPPLPDSIPVLVDHAPFAAQIDPRYAFTRSGWIEDDDDLPPFVRPVTPPSAPTHAPVDIAPFHPHVSDIHRTDLPVTFLQDIPPPRLGEGPSSQQPSHIPSVSAADPFMPQFTHTAPFASAPTGEPLIWFPPNTMPVSDPYHPSHYTGYTRDDMLLSLQLQQELLCRRVMELERIPRPPPCTCQSPFATPPAPLLPYPDLDVLFLTMEQ